In Akkermansia muciniphila, one DNA window encodes the following:
- a CDS encoding efflux RND transporter periplasmic adaptor subunit, translating into MKHLYFSIMLGLAPVFCLHSARGEQASPAEHKHGDGSACTAEHGHDDHQHKAGETCTQGHAHEEHRHADGTVCTGDHEQEGHQHAEGEVCTSSHEHEHEGKNSGQLGDMIPVHVDEKARHSLDMRFEKVAEASQGAAKTLHGQMVIPPHAVTTYALPAAGRVTFNVKSAQQVRKGELLYTLASPDIVEMEGNAAQAQAALDRAAAELNTLRERRAQLEKIGTRNSELNTSIQFKEAEIHSLRAALTASNNKLKLVMESGVLKNNLLYIYAAADGSVQSVNMTQGAWGEQGAPALVMTNKGDLEFSTTIYGADPVHYAKARLALTSGKNTELLDGTLRVAEQVDPSTQSRALYFTPDRLPEGAHAGQLARLDLYSDDAAAEGFIPVPNSAVVKVGVNDVVFIKAGNDTFVMKKVETQPSRQGKTPVRGLMPGQTIVTKGGYELKYILPTGEAGSKKAAGHFHADGQFHEGEH; encoded by the coding sequence ATGAAGCATCTTTATTTTTCCATCATGTTGGGCCTGGCTCCTGTTTTCTGCCTCCATTCCGCACGCGGAGAACAAGCTTCCCCTGCGGAACACAAACACGGGGACGGCTCCGCCTGCACGGCGGAACACGGCCATGACGACCATCAGCACAAGGCAGGAGAAACCTGTACTCAAGGCCATGCCCATGAAGAACACAGGCATGCGGACGGAACCGTCTGCACAGGCGACCATGAACAGGAAGGCCACCAGCACGCGGAAGGAGAGGTCTGCACAAGCAGCCATGAACACGAGCACGAGGGGAAAAATTCCGGCCAACTGGGAGACATGATTCCCGTGCATGTGGATGAAAAAGCGCGCCATTCCCTGGACATGCGCTTTGAGAAAGTGGCGGAAGCCTCCCAAGGAGCGGCAAAAACCCTTCACGGGCAGATGGTCATCCCTCCCCATGCGGTGACCACATACGCCCTTCCCGCCGCAGGGCGCGTAACATTCAACGTCAAGTCCGCGCAACAGGTGCGCAAAGGGGAACTGCTGTACACGCTGGCTTCCCCGGATATTGTGGAAATGGAAGGGAACGCCGCCCAGGCGCAGGCCGCGCTGGACCGCGCCGCTGCGGAACTCAACACCCTCAGGGAACGCCGGGCCCAGTTGGAAAAAATCGGCACCCGCAACAGCGAACTGAATACTTCCATCCAATTCAAAGAGGCGGAAATCCACAGCCTCCGGGCCGCCCTGACCGCCAGCAACAATAAATTAAAACTGGTAATGGAATCCGGCGTATTGAAAAATAACCTGCTTTACATATACGCAGCGGCGGATGGTTCCGTCCAGTCCGTGAACATGACCCAGGGAGCCTGGGGAGAACAGGGCGCGCCCGCCCTCGTCATGACCAATAAAGGGGATCTGGAATTTTCCACGACCATTTATGGGGCGGATCCCGTCCATTACGCAAAAGCCCGGCTGGCCCTGACCAGCGGCAAAAATACGGAACTGCTGGACGGAACCCTGAGAGTAGCCGAACAGGTAGATCCCTCCACCCAGTCCCGGGCCCTGTATTTCACTCCGGACCGCCTGCCGGAAGGGGCGCATGCCGGCCAGCTGGCCCGGCTGGATTTGTATTCCGATGACGCCGCCGCGGAGGGCTTTATTCCCGTCCCCAACAGCGCCGTCGTCAAGGTAGGGGTGAACGACGTGGTTTTCATCAAGGCCGGGAACGACACATTTGTCATGAAAAAAGTGGAAACGCAGCCCTCCCGGCAGGGAAAAACGCCCGTCAGGGGGCTGATGCCGGGACAGACCATCGTCACCAAGGGAGGGTATGAATTGAAATACATCCTGCCCACCGGAGAGGCCGGAAGCAAAAAAGCTGCCGGACACTTCCACGCGGACGGCCAGTTCCACGAAGGAGAACACTAA
- a CDS encoding TolC family protein, producing MKSTPFFAGLSLTALLSSCSVYHSAPIDLNAEEASWKEASRVDSPTSITQNQARRIGLVMNPDLNKARLKLASGNEVARQSGWWNDPSFSWGIEQVLQENTLNMSGSLGFTIPVTGLPALEKKVAEQYKEADFWTLRQAELDFLSSLDQAWSKLAVTRRRKAVIRERLDAIRQENGMIEQLIGAGEVDFSSRQVASQRMNDAIRELQTVTETELEQKMELVRLMGLHPSAVRKLRVLTKQGFHLPAAVPAPGPSALTASPKIKAQLAAYATTETLFKTEIRRQYPELELGPTFTRDDGEKEVGGEIGFNLPLWNRNRKAIAEARGTRDLSRQETIQLWKTELFNARQLDASQQMALRHCRTELQRMEAFAASVRTMEKLHGIGEASLLELAENRHQLYESRLAFLDNLDKLMAIQAQLRYLTHANL from the coding sequence ATGAAATCCACACCATTCTTCGCCGGGCTCAGCCTGACAGCCCTGCTCAGCTCATGCAGCGTCTACCACAGCGCGCCTATTGACCTGAACGCGGAGGAAGCCTCCTGGAAAGAGGCCTCCCGCGTAGATTCCCCTACCTCCATCACCCAGAACCAGGCCCGCCGGATCGGCCTGGTCATGAATCCGGATCTGAACAAAGCCCGGCTGAAACTGGCCTCCGGCAATGAAGTGGCCAGGCAATCGGGCTGGTGGAACGATCCCTCCTTTTCCTGGGGTATTGAACAAGTCCTCCAGGAAAATACGCTCAACATGTCCGGCAGCCTGGGCTTCACCATTCCCGTGACCGGCCTCCCCGCCCTGGAAAAAAAAGTGGCGGAACAATACAAGGAGGCTGATTTCTGGACTCTCCGCCAGGCGGAACTGGATTTTCTCAGTTCCCTGGACCAGGCATGGAGCAAATTGGCCGTTACCCGGCGCCGCAAGGCGGTCATCCGGGAGCGGCTGGATGCCATCCGGCAGGAAAACGGCATGATTGAACAGCTTATCGGCGCGGGGGAAGTGGATTTTTCCTCCCGGCAGGTAGCTTCCCAGCGCATGAATGACGCCATCCGGGAACTCCAGACCGTAACGGAAACGGAATTGGAGCAAAAGATGGAACTCGTCAGACTGATGGGGCTGCATCCTTCTGCGGTACGCAAACTCAGGGTCCTGACCAAACAGGGATTTCATCTGCCCGCCGCCGTGCCGGCTCCCGGCCCTTCAGCCTTGACCGCCTCTCCAAAAATCAAGGCCCAGCTGGCAGCCTACGCTACCACGGAAACATTATTCAAAACGGAAATCCGCCGGCAGTATCCGGAACTGGAACTCGGCCCCACTTTCACCCGCGATGACGGAGAAAAGGAAGTGGGCGGAGAAATAGGGTTCAATCTTCCTCTTTGGAACCGCAACCGCAAGGCTATCGCGGAAGCCCGCGGCACGCGGGACTTGTCCAGGCAGGAAACCATCCAGCTTTGGAAAACGGAATTATTCAACGCCCGCCAGCTTGACGCCAGCCAGCAAATGGCGCTCCGCCACTGCCGCACGGAACTTCAGCGCATGGAGGCCTTCGCCGCCTCCGTCCGGACTATGGAAAAGCTGCACGGCATTGGGGAAGCCTCCCTGCTGGAACTGGCGGAAAACCGCCACCAGCTTTACGAAAGCCGCCTGGCTTTTCTGGATAATCTGGACAAGCTGATGGCCATTCAGGCCCAGCTCCGTTACCTCACCCACGCCAACCTTTAA